Sequence from the Rhabdothermincola salaria genome:
TGCTTCGACGTCGGCGACGCCAAGAACACCTACGGCACCGGCAACTTCCTGTTGCTCAACACGGGCACCGAGCCGGTGCGGTCCGATCACGGGCTGGTCACCACCGTCGGCTACCAGCTCGGTGACGCCCCCGCGGTGTACGCCCTCGAGGGGTCCATCGCCATCGCCGGGGCGCTCGTGCAGTGGCTGCGCGACAACCTCCGCCTCATCGACTCGGCGGCCGAGGTGGAAGAGCTGGCCCGCACCGTGGACGACAACGGTGGCTGCTACTTCGTCCCCGCCTTCTCGGGGCTGTTCGCTCCCTATTGGCGGGATGACGCCCGCGGGGTGATCGTCGGGCTGACCCGTTTCGTGGAACGGGGCCACATCGCCCGCGCCACGCTCGAGGCCACCGCGTTCCAGGGGCGCGAGATGGTCGATGCGATGCAAGCCGACTCCGGCGTCACGCTCCACGAGCTGCGCGTCGGCGGGGGCATGGTGAAGAACGAGCTGCTCATGCAGTTCCAGGCCGACATCCTCGGCATCCCGGTCATCAGGCCGGCGCTGACCGAGACCACGGCGGTCGGTGCGGCGTACGCCGCCGGGCTGGCCGTGGGGTTCTGGCCGGGCATCGAGGTGCTGCGCGGCAAGTGGGTCGAGGACACGCGCTGGCTGCCCCGCATGGACGAAGCCACCCGAGAACGCGAGCTCGCCCAGTGGAAGAAGGCCGTGACCCGCACCTTCGACTGGGTGGACGACCAGCCCGGCTAGTGCTGTGTCGAGGGCCATGGACACCGAGGCCCGGCTGCCGGCCAGCCGGGATAGAGGCGGGATGGGGAAGGATCGTGGGGTGAGCGACCTCTCCGACCCGCGCCTGGCCGATCGGCAGCCGAGCTTCGAGCCCGACCCGACTCCGGCCCGGGCCGATGCGGTGGTGGTGGGCGCCGGGCCGAACGGGCTGGTCGCCGCCAACCTGTTGGCGTCGGCGGGGTGGGACGTGGTGGTGCTCGAAGCCGCCCCGGTGCCCGGCGGCGCGGTGCGTACCGCCGAGGTGACGGCGCCCGGGTTCCGCAACGACCTGTTCAGCGCCTTCTACCCCCTCGCCGCGGCCTCCCCGGTGGTGGGGGCGCTCGAGCTCGAGCGCCACGGTCTGTCGTGGTCTCGGGCCCCGCTCGTGTTGGCGCACCCCACCCCGGACGGACCGACGATGGTCCTGTCCACCGACCTCGACCGCACGGCCGCCTCGCTCGATCGCTTCGTCCCGGGAGACGGCGATGCGTGGCGGACCCTGTACGGCACGTGGTCGAGGGTGTCCGGGCCGCTGATCGACGCCCTCCTGGCGCCGCTACCGCCCGTGGTGCCCAGCGCCCGCCTGGCGGGCCGCCTGGGGGTGCACGGCGGGCTCGACTTCCTCCGTGATGCCCTCACCCCGGTCCGCAGCCTGGCCCGGGAGCGCTTCGCCGGTGAAGGCGGTGCGCTGCTGCTGGCCGGCAACGCCCTGCACGCCGACTTCACCCCCGAGACCGCCGGTGGAGGGTTGTTCGGCTGGTTGCTGGCCTCGCTCGGCCAACAGCTCGGCTTCCCGGTGCCGACGGGCGGGGCGGGGTGCTTCGTCGACGCCCTGGTCCACCGGCTCCGTGGTCTGGGCGGGCGGGTGGTCACCGGGGCACGGGTGGACCGCGTGGTGGTGGAGGGCGGACGGGCGATCGGGGTCACGACCGAGCAGGGGCATCGGGTGGTCGCCCGCCGGGCAGTGCTGGCCGACGTGGGCGCTCCGTCGTTGTTCCTCGACCTGGTCGGGGCCGACCACCTCGACGATCGCCTGCTGCGGCGACTGGCGCGCTTCGAGTACGACCACGCCACGGTGAAGGTCGACTGGGCCCTCGACCGTCCCATCCCCTGGTCCGACCCGGAGGTGGGCGGGGCGGGCACGGTCCACCTGGCCGACAGCCTCGACGCGCTGTCACGGTTCGCCTACGAGCTGGCCACCGGCCAGGTGCCATCGCGGCCGTTCATGCTGATGGGCCAGATGACGACGAGCGACCCCACTCGCTCGCCGGCGGGCACCGAGTCGGCGTGGGCCTACACCCACGTGCCGCAGCGGGTGCGACGCGACGCCGGGGGGGACGGCCTCACCGGGTCCTGGGACGACCACGAGACGGAGCAGATGGCGGCTCGCATGGAACGCATCGTCGAGGAGTACGCCCCCGGGTTCGGTGCTCGCGTCATCGCTCGTCACGTGGCCACACCCCGATCCATGGAACGCGTCGACGCCAACCTGGTGGGCGGAGCCATCAACGGGGGCACCGCCCAGATCCACCAGCAATTGGTGTTCCGGCCCCTCCCCGGCGGCGGGCGGGCGAGCACCCCGATCAAGGGCCTGTTCCTCGCGTCGGCGTCGGCTCACCCCGGCGGTGGCGTGCACGGGGCACCCGGCTCCAACGCGGCACGAGCGGCGCTGGCCGCCGATCGGCGCCGCCGGGTGCTCCGGGCCGTGCGGCCGAGCCGCCCCCGGGGCTGACCTTCACCCACCCCTCGGAGGGCGAGGCCTCCGCCGATCGAGGGTCGCGCGCCGCCGAGGGCGACCGCGGCCGCCGTCGGGGCCACCACCGAACCCTGGGGGCGCCTGTGGCGACCACCAAGGCCGACATCTACGACCCGGACCTCCACGTCGACGGTCCGGCGGTCAGGTCTCGGGCCCCGGCTCGCCCTAGCCTGCGAGCATGCCCGACCTCCCCACCGACACCCTGGGCCGCACCGGCGAGGTGGTGACCAAGCTCGGCTTCGGTGCCATGGAGTTGCAGGCTCGGGTG
This genomic interval carries:
- a CDS encoding phytoene desaturase family protein gives rise to the protein MVGAGPNGLVAANLLASAGWDVVVLEAAPVPGGAVRTAEVTAPGFRNDLFSAFYPLAAASPVVGALELERHGLSWSRAPLVLAHPTPDGPTMVLSTDLDRTAASLDRFVPGDGDAWRTLYGTWSRVSGPLIDALLAPLPPVVPSARLAGRLGVHGGLDFLRDALTPVRSLARERFAGEGGALLLAGNALHADFTPETAGGGLFGWLLASLGQQLGFPVPTGGAGCFVDALVHRLRGLGGRVVTGARVDRVVVEGGRAIGVTTEQGHRVVARRAVLADVGAPSLFLDLVGADHLDDRLLRRLARFEYDHATVKVDWALDRPIPWSDPEVGGAGTVHLADSLDALSRFAYELATGQVPSRPFMLMGQMTTSDPTRSPAGTESAWAYTHVPQRVRRDAGGDGLTGSWDDHETEQMAARMERIVEEYAPGFGARVIARHVATPRSMERVDANLVGGAINGGTAQIHQQLVFRPLPGGGRASTPIKGLFLASASAHPGGGVHGAPGSNAARAALAADRRRRVLRAVRPSRPRG